A region of Pleionea litopenaei DNA encodes the following proteins:
- the moaA gene encoding GTP 3',8-cyclase MoaA: MESIGGRSEAANSIELLRKTKGSFEADPLTDAFARRMTYLRLSITDVCNFKCQYCLPQGYRKSNETGDAKELSLTEIERLVSTFATLGTKKVRITGGEPVLRKDLVDIIHLCRNTQGIEQVALTTNGYRLMQELPGWIEAGLTQLNVSVDSINHQEFQMITGYSRLNDILQGIEIAAASSLNDIKINSVLLKDYHQNQLNLFLDWIKKRNVTLRFIELMETGEHRQFFSKQHISAEPILESLKSQGWSELKRDRHAGPAVELSHSEYVGKIGFIMPYSKNFCQSCNRIRITAQGKLHRCLFSDEGVSLRSLLKESADKELVECIKNTIQGKAVSHSLHQHKTGAIINLSKIGG; this comes from the coding sequence TTGGAGTCAATAGGTGGACGTTCTGAGGCAGCAAATAGCATTGAGCTCTTAAGGAAAACGAAGGGCTCTTTCGAAGCTGACCCATTGACCGATGCATTTGCTCGTCGCATGACTTATTTACGTCTATCGATTACCGATGTCTGTAATTTTAAATGCCAATATTGTCTGCCTCAAGGATACCGTAAATCGAATGAAACAGGTGACGCAAAAGAATTGTCTTTAACAGAAATCGAGCGACTGGTCAGTACTTTTGCTACGTTAGGAACTAAAAAAGTCCGTATTACTGGTGGTGAGCCAGTATTGAGAAAAGACTTAGTCGATATTATTCATCTTTGTCGAAATACACAGGGTATTGAGCAGGTTGCATTAACGACCAATGGCTATCGCTTAATGCAAGAGCTTCCTGGTTGGATAGAGGCAGGACTCACTCAGTTAAATGTCAGTGTCGATAGCATTAATCATCAAGAGTTTCAGATGATCACGGGCTACAGTCGACTTAATGATATTTTACAGGGTATAGAAATCGCCGCTGCAAGTTCACTCAATGATATAAAAATAAACAGTGTGTTATTAAAAGATTATCACCAGAATCAATTGAACCTATTCTTAGACTGGATTAAAAAAAGAAACGTAACGCTCCGCTTCATCGAGCTTATGGAGACAGGAGAGCATCGGCAATTCTTTTCAAAACAACATATTTCTGCTGAACCTATTTTGGAATCTTTGAAGAGCCAGGGGTGGAGTGAACTTAAACGTGATCGCCATGCAGGCCCGGCCGTTGAACTATCGCATTCTGAGTATGTAGGAAAGATTGGCTTTATCATGCCCTATAGTAAAAACTTTTGCCAAAGCTGTAATCGCATACGCATCACTGCGCAAGGAAAACTTCATCGATGTTTGTTTAGTGATGAGGGTGTGTCTCTTCGTTCGCTATTAAAAGAAAGTGCAGATAAAGAACTGGTTGAATGTATTAAAAATACAATTCAAGGTAAAGCGGTAAGTCATAGCCTTCATCAGCACAAGACGGGTGCGATTATAAATTTGTCGAAAATAGGAGGTTAA
- the moeA gene encoding molybdopterin molybdotransferase MoeA has protein sequence MAADFCYSPGLMPFEQARRLLLDSVKTINRIDSINTRKAISRILAGPIMAPMDVPANDNSAMDGFAFAHQSLLNDRPLELVGEALAGHPYSTEILLGECVRITTGAVLPKGADTIEMKEKSVLENAYVRMKHNVSKGQFVRKKGEDVRAGTPIFEQGHKITAADIGLLSACGIDRVDVYDRIKVAVLSSGDELVEPGEPLKPGQLYDSNRHMLIAALSRSHCEVIDLGIARDTIHDTRRALEKACEDADLIISSGGVSVGEADLLKQVVDDIGTLSLWRIAVKPGKPFAFGTIGSASYVGLPGNPVSSLVTFAQLTLPILHKLQGLTAKPSTSLLAKLKFPITRQTGRKEFIRAKIAFDQQGQAWVEPTGAQGSGILSSMVAADGFIVVEPDIETIAANSYVCFEWFPEELQ, from the coding sequence ATGGCTGCCGACTTTTGCTACAGTCCAGGATTAATGCCTTTCGAACAAGCTCGACGTCTGCTACTCGACTCGGTAAAAACCATCAATAGAATAGATAGTATTAACACTCGAAAGGCTATCAGCCGAATTTTGGCCGGACCTATAATGGCGCCAATGGATGTGCCTGCGAATGATAATTCAGCGATGGACGGATTCGCCTTTGCTCATCAAAGTCTGTTAAACGATCGTCCTCTTGAACTGGTTGGAGAGGCGTTAGCCGGTCACCCTTATTCAACTGAGATATTACTTGGAGAGTGCGTGAGAATCACCACTGGCGCTGTGTTACCGAAAGGCGCAGATACTATTGAGATGAAAGAAAAATCGGTATTAGAAAACGCCTATGTTCGAATGAAGCACAATGTCTCTAAAGGCCAGTTTGTTCGTAAAAAAGGTGAAGATGTTCGCGCTGGCACTCCAATCTTTGAACAAGGGCACAAAATTACCGCTGCCGATATAGGCTTACTCAGCGCTTGTGGAATAGATAGGGTCGATGTTTACGATCGGATTAAGGTCGCTGTGTTATCCAGTGGTGATGAGTTAGTTGAACCCGGAGAACCGCTCAAGCCTGGACAACTTTACGACAGCAATCGTCACATGCTCATTGCGGCACTTAGCCGCAGTCACTGTGAGGTAATTGACTTAGGCATTGCCAGAGATACCATCCACGACACTCGCCGAGCGTTAGAGAAGGCCTGCGAAGATGCTGATTTAATCATCAGTTCTGGAGGCGTCTCTGTTGGTGAAGCTGATCTGCTGAAACAAGTGGTCGACGACATAGGGACACTCAGCTTATGGAGAATCGCAGTGAAACCAGGGAAACCGTTTGCGTTCGGAACGATCGGTTCAGCGAGCTATGTCGGCCTGCCCGGAAACCCTGTTTCATCGTTGGTTACTTTCGCGCAACTCACTCTGCCAATACTGCATAAGCTGCAAGGACTAACAGCCAAACCTTCAACCTCATTACTTGCCAAACTTAAATTTCCAATAACCCGACAAACGGGACGCAAAGAATTTATTCGAGCAAAAATAGCCTTTGATCAACAAGGCCAAGCATGGGTCGAGCCAACGGGAGCACAAGGTTCAGGAATTCTCAGCAGTATGGTAGCCGCTGATGGGTTTATTGTGGTCGAGCCAGACATTGAAACCATCGCCGCCAATAGTTATGTATGTTTTGAGTGGTTCCCCGAAGAACTTCAATAA
- a CDS encoding DUF3667 domain-containing protein has translation MSHNLSEDTSLPISCPSCGYPISLRYCSRCGEERLRPELRSVFYLLKQFLEDITSVDGKIGSTLQLMLLKPGQFELNFYQGRRVDFLRPITFFLLINVLFVFLSPITDFYVTFVDQLTLQPYSGWIKEWTLNKIAAMGATPNEFKVHYDQLVKVLARSLIILQVPIFAVFSYFICYRKSYYFADHLIFSLNLHAWLLIWIVAAQVPEWVILTFADLFGFRESVAGIYFLLLPIGLIAYMAAALRRFWRFNWWSVAIRVVALMFAFQVAHSIFRLTQFFLTFYMVQMPEMNI, from the coding sequence TTGAGCCATAATCTATCGGAAGATACTTCTTTACCCATATCGTGTCCTAGTTGTGGCTATCCGATAAGTTTACGCTATTGCAGTCGTTGTGGTGAAGAGCGATTACGGCCTGAGCTTCGTTCAGTTTTCTATTTGTTAAAACAGTTTTTAGAAGACATTACATCGGTTGACGGAAAAATAGGTTCGACGTTGCAATTAATGCTATTGAAGCCCGGGCAATTTGAATTAAATTTCTATCAGGGACGTCGAGTAGATTTTTTACGTCCGATTACTTTTTTCCTGCTGATTAACGTGTTGTTCGTATTTTTGTCTCCAATAACCGACTTTTATGTGACATTTGTCGATCAACTTACCTTGCAACCCTACAGTGGTTGGATCAAAGAGTGGACTCTGAATAAGATAGCAGCGATGGGAGCAACGCCCAATGAATTTAAAGTTCACTATGATCAGTTGGTTAAAGTACTCGCTCGTTCACTGATTATTCTTCAGGTGCCCATTTTCGCTGTTTTTAGTTATTTTATTTGTTATCGAAAGAGCTATTATTTTGCCGACCACCTAATTTTTTCATTAAACCTCCATGCGTGGCTTCTTATTTGGATTGTCGCTGCTCAAGTGCCTGAGTGGGTAATTCTTACATTCGCTGATTTGTTCGGTTTTCGAGAGAGTGTTGCAGGGATCTATTTTTTACTGTTACCGATTGGTTTAATCGCCTATATGGCGGCTGCACTTCGACGCTTTTGGCGGTTTAATTGGTGGAGCGTAGCGATTCGTGTGGTTGCATTAATGTTCGCTTTTCAAGTTGCCCATTCAATATTTAGACTGACTCAGTTCTTTCTCACATTTTATATGGTACAAATGCCAGAAATGAATATTTAA
- a CDS encoding ZIP family metal transporter: MSEISLIILLTIGSGGCMLIGGLLASVESIRPRWLEQELRHFLIALGGGVLLGAVALVLVPEGKHQFAYPGWSVALVLLGGLTFFAMEWRLGLKRRQSPQLMGMVLDYFPEAIALGGMVVVDPQSAWLLAVLIGLQNLPEGFNAFRELCEQNGQSVRRTLLTMTALTALGPVAGLSGYFFLSAEPAILGAIMLFSAGGILYLIFQDIAPQARLERHWGPPLGAVVGFCFVLLGEVLTKTH; this comes from the coding sequence ATGTCGGAAATCAGTTTGATCATTTTACTTACCATCGGATCCGGCGGTTGTATGCTGATTGGTGGGCTGCTCGCGTCGGTAGAGAGTATTCGTCCGCGCTGGTTGGAGCAAGAGCTTCGACACTTTTTGATTGCTCTGGGTGGCGGCGTGTTGTTAGGGGCTGTCGCATTGGTATTGGTTCCTGAGGGCAAACATCAGTTTGCTTACCCTGGCTGGTCGGTTGCCTTAGTATTATTGGGCGGACTAACCTTTTTTGCTATGGAGTGGCGATTAGGATTAAAGCGACGTCAATCGCCTCAGTTGATGGGAATGGTATTGGATTATTTTCCTGAGGCCATTGCATTGGGTGGGATGGTCGTTGTTGACCCGCAGTCGGCTTGGTTACTTGCCGTACTCATTGGGCTGCAAAACTTACCTGAAGGCTTTAATGCGTTTCGAGAGTTGTGTGAACAAAACGGACAAAGTGTGCGGCGAACGCTTTTGACCATGACGGCTTTAACTGCTTTAGGTCCCGTCGCAGGCCTTTCGGGCTATTTCTTTTTATCGGCAGAACCTGCAATATTAGGCGCGATTATGTTGTTTTCTGCTGGAGGTATTTTGTATTTGATCTTTCAAGATATCGCGCCGCAAGCTCGCCTAGAGAGGCATTGGGGACCTCCCCTTGGTGCGGTAGTGGGGTTCTGCTTTGTATTGCTTGGAGAAGTGTTGACTAAAACCCATTAG
- a CDS encoding diguanylate cyclase, giving the protein MPKQFLIGFLTLLILLLCQATAALDPTKRFDQYVIDTWSIEQGLPQITVSAILQDRDHYLWVATQAGLARFDGVQFRTYSADNTPAIRGNFIQDLLLDRQGQLWIATYKGLTRKSGETFFAVDIANAEKSAQININALSEGQSGEIWVAANEGIYVVKEHKLHLVQSTDQPNHDILTFENKVYVGTVGKLWLYEGSSLNEIELPDYYQQATINESIYYQDKIWLGTNKGLLILDPKTQKIVEFKTQSKLFHYPVDALGADSEGNLWVGTISGFYRIHGMQVTDFTTEKQNQDFKQVQAIFEDHEGNLWLGSYTDGIARVWSGRTLRFSADAGLQDPLVWSVAPSLSGDAVWVGTNRGLALLQDGKFSTWATPNQLPHPTVYTLLPENNQLWIGTRKGLTRLVNGEINTPAHNEIFSSLQINSIFRDQQKQLWVGTSDGLYQYSEQEVTKIPTNSQQNILVRPVTQLRDGRIWVGTQKGLFEVSNERLSPIGLENGLNDTLDVTAILELYNGDIIIATLSQGLFIKHNGLWHQLTERDGLPVNESFTLVKDQNEVLWVSGFKGLYQVPIEQLIEYLEKRRTSFSAYMLLSESGGIIGSQKSFCCNGAGNAKGFFKEGLLWYPSRDGVVLLDTRQIQLNPIPPQLKIERFFFDGTWHSISQDRVQLQQDQRDIAIDFTALSFRDPKSVQFQYRLIGYQDGWKMLDSKSQRRVNYTNLPPGNYTFAVKASNNAGVWNSEPAEFQFSIKPYYYESLWFYIVCIIIAGMLVSLWHKLRLRALKEKKIELEEKIKQHTAQLEVSNQKLQEAVSALKEASHTDQLSGLRNRRYLNSQLPSDLSHFEREFERLKTTGPMIFMLADIDHFKQINDQYGHNAGDNIIKVFSDEIRKNIREGDYAVRWGGEEFLVVFRPMPSAKSCELVERIRHAIECQSFAIDEKTSIKVTCSIGFSAYPFFEQEAHALTWEQTVELADHALYFVKQNGRNGWACFQPTEKTQVNSTIISQIKENLGQLVANEQIQIKTSIPS; this is encoded by the coding sequence ATGCCTAAACAATTTCTGATCGGCTTTTTAACACTCCTTATCTTGCTTCTATGTCAGGCAACGGCCGCTCTAGACCCGACAAAGCGCTTTGATCAATATGTCATTGATACTTGGTCAATTGAGCAAGGTTTACCACAAATTACCGTCAGCGCGATTCTTCAAGATCGTGATCATTACCTATGGGTCGCCACGCAAGCTGGGCTGGCACGCTTCGACGGCGTGCAATTTAGGACCTACAGTGCCGACAATACCCCCGCCATTCGTGGCAACTTCATCCAAGATCTTTTACTCGACCGGCAAGGTCAACTATGGATTGCAACCTACAAGGGGTTAACTCGCAAGTCGGGCGAAACCTTCTTTGCAGTCGATATTGCCAATGCTGAAAAAAGTGCTCAAATAAACATTAATGCTCTAAGCGAAGGTCAATCAGGTGAAATTTGGGTTGCCGCAAACGAAGGCATCTATGTCGTCAAAGAGCATAAGCTCCACTTAGTTCAATCGACTGATCAACCGAACCATGACATTTTGACTTTCGAAAATAAGGTTTATGTGGGGACGGTCGGTAAATTATGGCTTTACGAAGGCTCATCGCTCAACGAAATAGAGTTACCTGACTATTATCAGCAAGCAACTATCAATGAATCGATTTATTACCAAGACAAAATCTGGTTAGGGACCAACAAAGGTTTATTAATCTTGGATCCAAAAACTCAGAAGATTGTAGAGTTTAAAACCCAGTCAAAACTGTTTCATTATCCGGTCGATGCTTTAGGTGCTGACTCCGAAGGCAATCTATGGGTTGGTACCATCAGTGGATTCTATCGAATTCATGGAATGCAGGTGACTGACTTCACTACCGAAAAACAAAACCAAGACTTCAAACAAGTCCAAGCGATTTTCGAAGATCATGAAGGCAATTTGTGGCTAGGGAGCTACACCGATGGTATCGCTCGCGTGTGGAGTGGCAGAACATTGCGATTTTCAGCGGATGCTGGTTTACAAGATCCTTTAGTCTGGAGTGTCGCCCCCTCTCTCAGTGGTGACGCTGTTTGGGTAGGTACCAATCGAGGCCTAGCCTTACTACAAGACGGCAAATTCAGTACCTGGGCAACGCCTAACCAACTTCCTCACCCAACCGTCTATACGCTTTTACCCGAAAACAATCAGCTCTGGATCGGAACGCGCAAAGGGCTCACACGATTGGTTAATGGTGAGATCAATACCCCTGCTCACAATGAAATCTTTTCGAGTCTTCAAATCAACTCCATTTTTAGAGATCAACAAAAGCAACTTTGGGTGGGTACTTCTGATGGTTTATACCAATATAGCGAGCAAGAAGTTACCAAAATCCCAACCAACTCACAGCAAAATATCTTAGTTCGACCAGTTACACAGCTTAGGGATGGACGAATTTGGGTTGGCACACAAAAAGGTTTGTTTGAAGTCTCTAATGAAAGGCTTTCACCGATAGGTTTAGAGAATGGACTAAATGACACGTTAGACGTCACCGCGATTCTTGAGCTATACAATGGCGATATTATCATTGCAACTTTAAGCCAAGGTCTATTCATTAAGCACAATGGGTTATGGCATCAACTAACCGAGCGCGATGGTTTGCCTGTCAATGAGAGTTTTACGTTAGTCAAAGATCAAAACGAAGTGCTTTGGGTGAGTGGCTTTAAAGGACTCTATCAGGTACCGATTGAACAACTCATCGAATATTTAGAAAAGCGACGCACCTCTTTTTCTGCTTATATGCTACTCAGTGAAAGTGGCGGGATTATTGGCAGCCAAAAGTCGTTTTGTTGCAATGGTGCAGGAAACGCAAAAGGATTTTTTAAAGAAGGGCTTTTATGGTATCCCAGCCGTGATGGTGTAGTACTTCTCGACACTCGACAAATACAATTAAATCCTATTCCACCACAATTAAAAATTGAACGCTTCTTCTTCGATGGTACTTGGCACTCGATCAGTCAAGATCGAGTTCAACTTCAACAAGATCAACGTGACATAGCAATTGATTTTACCGCATTGAGTTTCCGAGATCCGAAAAGTGTGCAGTTTCAATACCGATTAATTGGTTACCAAGATGGCTGGAAAATGCTAGACAGCAAATCACAAAGACGCGTTAACTACACCAACCTTCCTCCAGGAAATTATACCTTTGCCGTTAAAGCGTCAAATAATGCGGGTGTATGGAATTCGGAGCCTGCGGAATTTCAGTTTTCGATTAAACCTTACTATTATGAATCTTTATGGTTTTATATCGTGTGCATCATTATCGCTGGAATGCTCGTTTCTCTCTGGCACAAATTAAGATTGAGAGCGCTTAAAGAAAAGAAAATTGAATTAGAAGAAAAAATTAAGCAGCACACGGCACAGTTAGAAGTTTCCAACCAAAAACTCCAAGAAGCTGTTTCTGCATTAAAAGAAGCAAGTCATACCGATCAGTTATCAGGGCTGCGCAATCGCCGCTATCTAAACAGTCAGTTACCCAGTGATCTCTCTCATTTTGAACGCGAGTTTGAGCGCTTAAAGACAACCGGCCCCATGATTTTCATGCTGGCTGATATTGATCACTTTAAACAAATAAATGATCAATACGGTCATAATGCCGGCGATAATATTATCAAAGTATTCTCGGATGAAATCCGTAAAAACATTCGCGAAGGTGACTATGCCGTTCGTTGGGGAGGCGAAGAGTTTTTGGTTGTTTTCAGACCCATGCCCTCTGCCAAAAGTTGCGAGCTAGTGGAACGCATAAGACACGCTATCGAATGTCAATCTTTTGCAATCGATGAGAAAACATCGATAAAAGTCACTTGCTCTATCGGCTTTTCAGCTTATCCATTCTTTGAACAAGAAGCGCACGCTTTAACTTGGGAGCAGACGGTTGAGTTAGCCGATCATGCGCTTTATTTTGTAAAGCAAAATGGGCGAAATGGCTGGGCGTGTTTTCAGCCGACAGAAAAAACCCAAGTTAACTCAACTATCATCAGCCAAATCAAAGAAAATCTTGGGCAGCTCGTTGCCAACGAACAAATACAGATAAAAACATCTATTCCCTCGTAG
- a CDS encoding rhomboid family intramembrane serine protease, with amino-acid sequence MGRLQSDQSLRRKGYRALGYFVIALWVIHATQALFHYHLNWLGVYPQAFSGLFGIVTSPLIHGDWGHLGNNTVSLIVLGALTIYGFSRALWPSVLVIWLVSGAGVWFFGRESYHIGASGLTHGLFYFLFAAAIIRRDKTSIAIMLVAVLMYGSMVLGVLPWDPKISFEGHLFGAIGGVLSAFLFQQRQPKPHVKQYDWEVEDDLDDEEPYWIPPHHQTPVSDKLSDSTRE; translated from the coding sequence ATGGGTAGACTTCAATCAGACCAATCATTGCGACGCAAAGGCTACCGAGCCTTGGGTTACTTCGTAATAGCACTGTGGGTGATTCATGCAACACAAGCATTATTTCATTACCACCTAAATTGGTTAGGAGTTTATCCGCAAGCATTCAGTGGTCTTTTTGGAATTGTGACCTCGCCTTTGATTCACGGCGATTGGGGACATCTAGGCAATAATACGGTTTCGTTAATCGTACTTGGCGCTTTAACAATCTATGGCTTTTCTCGTGCATTGTGGCCCAGTGTTTTGGTTATCTGGTTAGTCTCTGGGGCTGGTGTTTGGTTCTTTGGACGTGAAAGTTATCATATCGGCGCCAGTGGACTAACCCATGGTCTTTTTTACTTTCTCTTTGCTGCGGCTATTATTCGCCGCGATAAAACATCCATTGCAATTATGCTGGTGGCGGTGCTCATGTATGGCTCTATGGTATTAGGCGTATTGCCTTGGGATCCAAAAATCTCTTTTGAAGGGCATCTATTTGGTGCTATTGGTGGCGTGTTGAGTGCTTTTTTATTTCAACAGCGACAACCAAAGCCGCACGTTAAGCAGTATGACTGGGAAGTAGAAGACGATTTAGATGATGAGGAGCCCTATTGGATTCCTCCTCATCATCAAACACCCGTATCAGACAAGCTGTCAGACTCTACGAGGGAATAG
- a CDS encoding S41 family peptidase encodes MRQLITPNQTSVLSRLLVYVRQSGLLGKINLFWTTTLILILSGCQHTPAATLDLPEAQSLWKSDKSSQPNLSSQAETLASARGIWFSQENGWIIEIQEQAILRYQITPEVCYLSPNTGPTFMSSLEYRYVRVLSDDRIKLEYLPGDGQAYFERLAALPERCLHRVDRSSHGVWKAFASFFEHHYAFFKERGVDWQDLRDSLTKELESTRGESLNEKDAAEFDAVFDSMKKVIAQLNDSHTKLFATIEGKTEKVQYGQGDTLSMIRSRLGEAQWLGGLIEQTLNETLQSGAKHLGQQRIIYGKVNLEHLLGEKSNESIGYIQIFTMGGFTDTAEPGSESWAKAEVDYLNITLQKAIASFKDASAVIIDLSNNRGGYDVIARQIAAHFTDSEFAAYRVAYRSPSRIERVYRVEPFKDEKNTQHRFTGPLYLLTSDVTVSGGELATLTLKNLPQVTHFGSTTRGSFSTPLAKPLPNDWYLELSNELFLSMNSELFEGRGIPADVPFEVFNAEDPILSHRLAIQKIVQWHRAKTHSSDER; translated from the coding sequence GTGAGACAGTTGATTACGCCGAATCAAACATCAGTGTTAAGTCGCTTGCTAGTATATGTTCGACAATCAGGGTTGCTGGGTAAGATAAATCTGTTTTGGACAACCACATTGATTTTGATTCTAAGTGGCTGTCAGCACACTCCGGCGGCAACGCTGGATTTACCTGAGGCACAAAGTCTCTGGAAGTCAGATAAGAGTTCCCAACCAAACCTATCCAGTCAAGCCGAAACACTGGCGTCCGCTCGCGGCATTTGGTTTTCACAAGAAAATGGTTGGATTATTGAAATCCAAGAGCAGGCGATTTTGCGTTACCAAATCACTCCGGAAGTCTGTTACCTTTCGCCTAATACTGGTCCAACGTTCATGTCATCTCTGGAGTATCGCTATGTGCGAGTTCTCTCTGACGATCGTATAAAACTCGAATATCTGCCAGGTGATGGCCAGGCGTATTTCGAGCGATTAGCAGCGCTGCCAGAGCGATGTTTGCACCGTGTCGATCGCAGTAGTCATGGTGTTTGGAAAGCCTTTGCTAGCTTTTTCGAGCATCACTATGCATTCTTTAAAGAGCGAGGGGTCGACTGGCAAGACTTACGAGATTCATTGACGAAAGAACTTGAGTCCACGAGAGGTGAATCTCTCAATGAAAAAGATGCAGCTGAATTTGACGCGGTATTCGATTCGATGAAGAAAGTCATCGCTCAGTTAAACGACTCTCACACCAAGCTTTTCGCGACGATTGAAGGCAAGACTGAAAAAGTGCAATACGGCCAAGGCGATACTTTATCGATGATACGTAGTCGTCTAGGCGAAGCTCAATGGCTTGGAGGATTGATTGAGCAAACTCTCAATGAAACGCTTCAGTCAGGTGCAAAACATCTAGGTCAACAGCGAATAATTTATGGCAAGGTTAATCTAGAGCATTTGCTGGGTGAAAAATCGAACGAGAGTATCGGTTATATCCAAATTTTTACTATGGGTGGCTTTACCGATACTGCTGAACCTGGCAGCGAAAGTTGGGCTAAAGCTGAAGTTGACTACTTGAATATCACCTTGCAAAAGGCCATTGCATCATTTAAGGATGCATCGGCGGTGATTATTGATTTATCCAATAATCGAGGGGGATATGATGTCATTGCTCGGCAAATTGCAGCGCATTTCACCGATAGTGAATTTGCTGCCTATCGAGTCGCTTATCGTTCACCTAGTCGCATTGAACGTGTATACCGTGTCGAGCCATTCAAAGATGAAAAAAATACTCAGCACCGTTTTACAGGACCCTTGTATTTGTTAACGAGTGATGTGACGGTGTCAGGTGGAGAGTTGGCTACGTTAACCTTAAAAAATTTGCCTCAAGTTACTCATTTCGGAAGTACTACGCGAGGTTCCTTTTCGACGCCTTTAGCAAAACCTCTACCTAATGATTGGTACTTAGAGCTTTCAAATGAGTTGTTTTTATCAATGAACTCTGAGCTTTTTGAAGGCCGCGGAATTCCAGCGGATGTTCCTTTCGAAGTATTTAATGCCGAAGATCCAATCCTTTCTCATCGATTGGCTATTCAGAAGATCGTGCAGTGGCATAGAGCAAAGACCCATTCTTCAGATGAACGATAA